Proteins encoded together in one Quercus lobata isolate SW786 chromosome 3, ValleyOak3.0 Primary Assembly, whole genome shotgun sequence window:
- the LOC115981648 gene encoding uncharacterized protein LOC115981648, translating to MGFSSFIQRSILSLTIILCPILFFTASPSLASSETNLTTTKPSVYDVIQSFNFPIGILPKGVQGYDLETSTGKFSAFFSGSCSFSLEGSYELKYKPTINGIITKGKLTSLQGVSVKLFFFWVDIIEVRRIGDNLGFSVGIAGADFPIDNFEESPQCGCGLKCDDGLQDKEVRTNPFVSSY from the coding sequence atgGGTTTTTCCTCCTTCATCCAAAGATCCATACTTTCACTAACAATTATTCTATGTCCCATTCTGTTTTTCACTGCTTCACCATCTTTAGCGTCATCAGAAACCAACTTAACAACCACAAAGCCTTCAGTCTATGATGTTATCCAAAGTTTCAACTTTCCCATTGGTATTCTTCCAAAGGGTGTGCAAGGCTATGATCTTGAAACCTCCACAGGAAAATTCTCTGCCTTTTTTTCTGGTAGCTGTAGTTTTTCTCTTGAAGGGTCATATGAGTTGAAGTACAAGCCCACCATCAACGGGATCATAACAAAAGGGAAGCTTACAAGCTTGCAGGGTGTTAGTGTGAAGCTTTTTTTCTTCTGGGTTGACATTATTGAGGTCCGAAGGATTGGGGATAATCTTGGATTCTCAGTTGGGATTGCAGGTGCTGATTTCCCTATTGATAACTTTGAGGAGTCTCCACAATGTGGGTGTGGATTGAAATGCGATGATGGGCTGCAGGACAAGGAGGTTAGAACAAACCcatttgtctcttcttattga